The window GGAGCATTACACCATATCCTCCCATGTATACCATACCATCCAACGTTAGCACGCATCCTCCAACTGGGCATCGTATGGGATATAAGGACACCAGTCTAGCCTAGATTGTAAGGGGGTAAAAAAACACCCGGCGAACCTGGCTTGATTGCACCCTTAACACGAAACAAGATTTAATTGAAGATGAGAAGGTGGCCCAAACCTATCTTAGTTATTCCAAGGGTTTCATGACAAAAACTCCAACAAACCGAGCTAAAGAAAGTTATCTTGTCTTgactcaaaacaaaaaaaaccatagACTGCAATGATGAAGTGCTACAAGCTGCAGGTCAAAATAAGCCATATATTAGCTATAGGTCGCATGGCTATAATCCCCCTACATCTTGATCTAAAACTCGAACATTACCAAAACACCACAGCTGAGGTGAAAACTAGACATCGACCTTGGATATTTCTACCCCTTCTACTGGGAGATATATGAACCTTACATTCCTGTGAAAGCCTTTTTCCCCGTGCCAGATGATCCAGCAGCCATTACCTTCAATACATTGAATCTCACTGTCTTGGATAATGGTCTGAACAAAATAATATAACACATTTTAATCAGAGAAGTGGAGATCATAGATTTACAGTCCTGGCACCCACTCgtaagaaaaaaacaataatgaaATTCTTTTCCATAGCTAGCTAGAACTTACCTGCACTGGCCAATGGTCACATGGTCGCCCTCTTTCACACGGAAACAAGGCGATACATGCGCAGGTATATTCGAGTGTCTTTTCTCATATCTGCAAAGTTCATTAAGTGACACTCACACCTCTCCTCAAACAAAGATAATATCAAGCTGAGTTATAGTAAAGAGTTCTGAAAATGTTAAAGAGTTTTCAAATTGTTACTTGCCTCTGGTATTTCTTCACATAATGGAGATAGTTACGGCGAACAATGATTGTCCTCATCATCTTAGCACTGTGGCAGGTACCTGCAAGAATACGGCCCCTGATGGAAACAGTGCCGGTGAAGGGGCATTTCTTATCAATATAGGTACCTGCAAACAAAGCACAACTTTCTCAAAGTCTGGTTTCAAATTGCGAAGTTGCAAAGGACTACTATCAACCTACAACCAGACAATCATAAAGCATCCACAACCAGCCTTTGGTTTCTTATCAAAGCCACATCCTCTAATTGTTCAAACCATTTtatacattttatatatatatatatatatatgttaataaatggaaaaattagaACAAAATAACATTTTACTATGCCTAATAATCAGAATTTCAGCCCTAGAATCAAGAGGATAACAATAatgaaaaaccagatttggCATACCACTACTACCCTGTTAAGAACTGCAGAGATACATCGTCAACAAATATCTATTTAAAacgaaaaaaatttgaaatttctatacCAAAGAAACTAGACCTATTGATGATCAGGCACATGGAATTTGGGGTAATAAGGACATGCACAACTCAGGAGATTGCGTCTGCAATTTTCAGTAGCAGAGTTCTCGTTCCAGATTTCAGAGCCTGCTTTCTATCTCCAAGGGTCCCCCAAAACAAGGTGAAGGgccttgttttatggttgtcctttgATCCCTCAGTGAGGAGCATTGCAATAAGTCTCATCGTAAATCCATTGGAATTTGGGAGAGATATGTTTGATTTTAAGATCAGTGTCCAGAAAAGGGATAAAACCGCtttaataaatcaaaataattaatttttgaacGGTTTTAATTAATCCAAAATGTGCTAATGAGAAGAATGAGTTCTAAATGTTTCGCACCTTCAAGAGTTTGGCTTGAGTTCAAACTTCACCATTTTGATCCCAATAACATATTAATGAGATTCATCCCTGAAATGGGCTTGTTTTGTTCGAAACAAGTcaagggttgggttgtatacatgttgggcctttggtccatggGGTTTTCTTATTGTAATAGGCCACTCTAATTGGTCCAAACAATGGGTACTAAGTCTGTATACGGGATTTCTTTTACTAGGTAGTTTATTTCTTTAGCTTTAGTTGGTGGAATTCACATCAGCGTAGGCCATCTTAGCTGAATTTGTTTATGGGATCTCCCATTCCAACTCCAACTCTTATCTTTATTTGTTTCAAGTTAGTTTACTCAATTATTTCAGTTCCTGGACAATTTGGGttaccttattagttaaggattaAATTAGGCCTCTCATTTTAGGCGTGAAGTCTTTTTTTTTGAGTCTTCtgtataagtttgtaagggaggCCATCAGTATACAGGAGTTTAGTAAAGAAAATTGaagattttgcttgcttcttcaTGCTAGAAGATCTCGTGTTCGATACAATCAAACACCTTGCGGTATGAAGTCTgggttttattttctgttgtccTTGTTCAGAAGCTGCGGATATACTACTGATTTCTTATTCTCCTAGTTCTAATTGCCATTAATAAGTAAATTGTAATCTGGAGATTTTCTACGACTAGAACCTTGTTTTGAGAAGATCATTTGCTACATGTTTTTGAGATTAAGTAATCCACCTATTAGAATCATTCCAAATTTTGATTGAATGTTCTGTCcataaaaagggcatacccagtgcagaaggctcctgccactgcagTGATGCGGATCCAAGGTCCTGAAACCCTGGTCATATCACCTATGGGGCCACACCAGTGTAAGTAATTCAAAGGAGAGGAACCAATGGAAATTTTGTAAATGTCATAAATTTTAAGGACACTTCTCGAATAAGAGACCATAGGGGGGTTAATCCAGAATTAAGTTAAAGATGAAGGGTAATTATGGAATTAGAATCAGGTTTGgaataaattaaaacaaaagttTCAAAACAAGGGTTTCCATGTGAATACAAGAAATCAGACTTTATATGTAAATTTTGGACACTTGTCTTCTCTACCTCATGATAAATGCAAGAACACAAGTGCAACCAGTAGAATCCCACCCCACCCTAGTTCAGATGAGATAGTTCCctctaggggtgtaagtttaacCCTGACGATCCGAACCcaccctaacccgccctgagcccgaacccTGTCTAACCTGACTATGAGggccaacccggcccaaccctatGTGGGGTTGGGTCGGGTGGCGCCGGGCCGGGCTGGCCCtgggttgaggcatagaaaacccagcccgaccctaacccgccctcagtctaaccctgattattattgtgctttgtaGAATGCAAGTGTCTCTCCTAGCAAAGGTAGTttcttgttgttgtcattgagtTTCTTGTAACAAGAATATGATATAGAACAGTATAGCTAAAAGAGAGCacaaagcaaaaggaaaaaacccATATCTACAGCCATGAAATAAGGAATGAGGAGAGGTGGGGACTTGCAGTACTTGAGTTTCTTGATCCTTATATGTTGGAAATTAAGCATTATTGTAaatcaagatgaaattctaacAACAGTGAATGATTGTACTATGTCGTCATATGTTGATTTTTGGTGGAGGGAATTAAAAAAAGGGTCACATGGAAAAATAGGGGCACATGGaatctccatgaaagaatgataaaatatcacgTTCAGTATAGTTTAATGGAGGAATTCATTCGAgggttttaatttaaaaaaaaaaaaaaccgggtttcaattcattttaggaattgaaatcgaaattgaatcGTATTTATcggaatgtgattccactaagaagactagttagggtcaacccgacccaacctagGCTCAGGTTTGGGCCTGAGCATGAACCCagtagggttgggttagggttttaagaaacccggccctgtttcacccctagttcCCTCAACAGGaatccaacccaaaaaaatttttAGGGAGAGATTCCCAACCCTTAGGCCGATTGAATCGATCCAACAATCACCCAAAATATCAAgcagaaaaataatatttaaagtCTGAAACTGAACCTGGCAGAGGTAAAGGTTCAGTTTCAGTTGCAGATCAACTACCCTCAATAGGGGATGACTTGGGAAGCGAGATTCTAGGGCTTGCTGCATATGAAAGGGCAATTTGTGACCAGAATATCTGGCCAAACCAACCAGCAACAGAGGATATCATTTAACTCCTAGGTAGTTCAATAGAAAAAAGTAACAAAAAAGAGGGGATAAAataggaaggaagagagagagagagagagagagagagagagagagagagagagagagagagatgtgcaCCACAACTCTTGGCAGCGTTAGATGAAACTTCATTCAATTTCCAAATTACCATCTCAATCGTTGGGTACGGCCAAGTATTTAAAGggaaataaactactaaacctAATGTTATCTTGAAACTGAAACAAATTCTGAGTCActctaaaacaaaaataaagatggACTCAATAACTGAAACAAAGAACTATCTgctatcatatatatatatatatatatataatttattatacCCAGCTAATTATAtgcctaactgcatcatgcaggGTCTGGAGAGGGtaataatgtatgcagccttaaccCCGGTTGACTTTTTCCCAActtgaacccatgaccactaggtcgcaatggagcaccCTTAGACTGAATGTTTTATCTATCTAAAATAgaaatcaatttcaaattgGGCAGATCCTAACATGCTGGTCTTGATTTATTTCTGATTTCCTAATCTGCCCGTGTCCATAACAGTTGCTGTGTACTTTCTCTAGTGATATTGTACACATGTTCAGAATCGATCCTTGACAGCTAATCCTAAATTGGAAGGTCAACTCCAAACCCTCCACTCAAGGATTAGGGTGTGAATTGCAAACCAAAAATgtaactgaaaccaaaccaaactattCAAACTGGGACCCATAAACCGTTTATTAACAGGTTAGGTCCAGGTTGTAAAGGGtgaaactgtttattaaacTGTGTTGTTTGGTTTTGAATCGATCAATTGTCGCTTTTGAACCAGTTATAACCCATTAAAACCCATACACTTTGAACTAATTATACAGACTAAACCAAAAACCGGTTAGTCCCAGCATTCTATACATGCTCTCTGGTGTTTTATAGTGGATTTCTagcatttaatttaattaaactgtTTTTTATTTCCTATGCCACAATTTGGGCGTAGATGATATCTTTCTTTATCATGCACAATTGGGCCCAGAAATGTGATAACTTGAATCAGCagaaaactgaaaccaaaactggTAAAAATTGTTTAATCACAACCGTTTATTAATTGGACTTAATTAAAGAAGAGTTTGCAATATATTTCCGGTATAAACATTTTAATAAGTAAATAGAAAGACTCCTACTATTCACTCCCATAAGTTATTTAAATGAACTTCTAGCAAACAGAGAACACTGTTTGGAATCATGTTTTTTAAACAGCAAAACTGTAGCTACCGCAAACTACCAAAAAGAGAATTGACATAAACTCCTTCGGTCCTGCTACTTAGAATCAATCACAGGCTGAAAATTCACatcattgaaaagaaaatatttaccTACACCCCTACTACTTTAAATCAAACATATAACCTTAAATGATCTTTGCAAACTAAGTGGAACTTGGAGAAATACAAATCTAcgtttccaaagaaaaaaaaaatcatgtaaacAGAGCTGAAAGGAGGAAATAATTGACTGGACCTTCGATTGCCTCCCTGGGCgtcttaaaccccaaaccaatgCTTTTCCAGTAACGGTTTCCGCCCTTGCCAGGCCTTTTACCCTTCCCAGATTTCTTCGAGCTACAACGATTACGATCCGTTATAATGAGAATCAAAAAACAACTACAAGAGAAGGTTGTGATGGAGAGGAcgccaaccaaaaaaaaaaaactcaccacAAAAACACCTTCGGCTGCTTCAAAAACGCCTTTTCCGTCTGCATTAACCAAAACATcgaaaaacaaaacaatcatTAATCGAAGAAACAACAAGATAATCCATGAACAGCGCGGGAAGGAGGGGTTTAGGACTGAACTAATTTTTTCCTCACTCAATGGTTGGGACCATGAacggaggaagaagaaaagaagttaGAGCCCCTGGGATTTAGAATCTAACCTGTTCAGCCATGATGGAGAACCACTCTTCGGAGGAGGGCAGAGGATGAGGAGGAGCTGCTTTGAGCCAAGAGAGCGACGGCCTAACGGAAGAACGATGAAACCCTAATTAGTGGATTCTCAACAATTTATTTCTAGTGAGACGTCAATCCAGATTCCAGAGTTCAAAGTCCACTCCAGACCGTCGATGGAGAGAGATCGGATCCAGATCCTACGGATTTTGGACCCTATTAGTTACAATTCCGTTGAGTCGAATCGTCGAGTGTACTGGGTGACTCATGGGTGAAACTCCCGAGTCGTCTGTGAGCCGCTTTTAGAAACAGACTGGGCCTCTAAAGGCCCACTACTCGGTGGCCCAATGAGTTCATTTACGCAGCCCGGCGATGTTAGGAAGGTTCCTCTACTTTTGGGCCATGGTCCTTGATGTTTTCTCGTCTACTCCCTTTGATCCTCATGGAGCCACGCTCCGTCACAAGAAACACTTCTCATGAATAAAATACTAGTGGATATGTTTGGAATACGAAGAATTAATAGATTTGAACAGAACAGCATATATTAATGAGGATAcgtgtttttctctctctttttctcaaattttttgttgttgtttttattGCATTCCAGACATAGACTTTGGGTAAAATATTGTATAATTTGGGAGAGCCACTTTTCTAAGCAAAATTGTATAATACAACAACATAAATCGATAGCCACAATTTTAGCCATAAAGAAGGTTAATAGCCAAAATACATTTGTTGCCATGGatatttccatgaaaaaaagaacaaatttgGGATGAAATTATCCGTCTCAAAAAACTATGGTTTAGAATCTTAACATAGATTATTTTTGTTGCGGATGAACAAATGACGATTAATATCCATCACTATATGTTGTTTTTAGTCACATAACAATAGACTATTCTATTTTAGGACAGCCTTATCCATAGCAAAATTGTAAAATACAATATATGATATTAGTATATATGGTTTTTTCTAACCACATACATGTATGTGTTCCCACGGATATCGTAGAAACTAAAGATTTATTTTGGATGGTAAGACCTAGTGGTTGCAGGTTCAAATTAATGGAACAACCTCTTAGCAAAGCAGAGATAAGATTGTGGCCATTATGACCTTTCCCAGATCCCGCActggtgggagcctcatgcattgggtacgcccttttatttcattaaaaccAACTAATCCAACTTCCTAGCAACATTCTCCTACAACGAGTCACAATAGGGGGTGATCATGTGACTACCCTACCCCCTATTGGATGCCTGTGCATGCCCCTTCATTGGGGGCCCCATGCTGGTGTAGGGGATATATAGCTTGGTATAAAACCCCCTCCCCTTAAATAGTTTGCCGATTTATCCTTTTTTATACAAAAATGGCTCATTATATGAATCAATTTGAGGAAAAATGAGCTGTTGAGCAAAAAACGTTTCATCAAAATGAATGAATTTTAGGAAAAATGAGTTGTTTGTATTTCTAGTTTTGGATTTGTTCTCAATGCATGAACCTTGTTTAAGATGTTGTATTGTTCTTTAGGAATGTAATTAACAAGAGATATGGCCTAGACTATTCAATGACATCACTTGGACTGTGTATGGTAACTGCATTTacactctaccaaaaaaaaactgcatTTACATGGTACAATGAACAAAATTTAGTTTCCATTCTaactaagagaaaaaaaaaatcttcaaaatataGCTCTCCATGGTGCCAAAGCAGAATAGCACTACTGGGACCTTTCTAAGCTAaacctttacccaaaaaaataaataaataaaataaaaaataaaaattagtaaTAGCATATTAGACTGTAAGTCACAGAGAATCGATCTGAATATAATTAACCATagtagtgatgatgatgatgataacaACAAAAGCTATAAATCTGTTTAGATAGACACTTCAGCGACTTAGCATCGTAATATTCCATTCTAGATGTAAGAGTAGCAAGTGCTTTCAGTGTTCACTTCAAGTCAATCATGATATTTGAGATTCATATCAAGATTCTTGAGAACCCAAATACATTCTTTCTATACCAACTTGGTCCTCATTTACTATTATTGATGAAAACAACAAGAAAATTTCATCTCCCCCTATCTTGGGGTTCCACACAGATGGCAAAAGTAATAGTTTTACATTGAAAGTGAGTAGTCTGATGTGGAGACTTATAGATACTTAGGATGAGATGATTACCTGCAAGGGAGGGGATTCGGACTTGAACATGACTATCattttaagattaaaaaaagagaCTAAAACATGGACAAAATGTGCTCTTAATCTCAAGGGCTGAAATGAAATTCCACACCGATTAAAAGTGCATTTTGGATTGAAATGAAATGCCACACCGATTAAAAGGGTTATTTggtaaaatatcaaaaccaaagGGGATATTTGTATTTGATTAGAAGAGGtatttaagaaaatatcatAACTAAGGGGATATTTGCAAGAGTCCAGATCCCTCCCATGTAGGTAACCACCTTATTCCATCACACACTGTCCTTTGGGTGCGGGGACTACATATCAACGGCTTGGGGCTAACGTGGCATCCGCTCAAGGATTTACTAGTTTAGATAAATATCTAATGTATTTCCCGACCGCAGATGTCATTTTTGGAGGAGAAACTATGCATTATCTGGGATCTCCATGCAACCTGGTTGGAACCTCTAAAGGGTCCCAATGGTTTGGAATTGAATAGGTTAAAAAAAGGCATACAACCTTAGCAAGAAAAGCAATTAGCGGAATTTATGACTCATGCTCCTTTagattctttaaaattcgtaAGTGACATAACTATCAAGATCAATGGAGAGAAACTTGATCCTATTTGCAAAACCCATAGAGGAAGGCAATTATTCCATTTTCGACACATACGTGCTTAGAaaatttttccctaaaaaaccCATGCATTATAATATTGGCGATTTGTGATTAAGAAACCATGCAAATATACGATATTATTCATATGTGTATGCTCTCTTTCATATATCAACCATTTTTCGAAAACGCACAATGATCTAGAGGGAGAAGTTAAACAATAGAAACACTTCCccattattaagaaaaaaaaaaacaaagaaaaaagatctGGAGGGAGAAGCAAAAcacaggaaacacttccccatataaaaatgaaaaaaaacacTGATCTAGAGACAGAAGGATAATTCAGAGAAGCCCATGCACGTCCGAAAGTAAAAGCATACACAAAGATCCAGAGAGAGAAGAGTTCAGAACAGCCCACGTCCGAAGTTTAAACCATAACCATTTCCATAAGGAATGATTGACGAAGAAGCATTatttggattagggtttgttGGTCTAGCCACTGCAAAATTACGATCCATCAATCCCATTGAGTTGATGGACAGGAAGGGGGAAGTAACAGCAGCAGTGGCCATTAGCTCCTCAGCTCGCTTCACCATATTCTTCTTCAGGTCATCCATGGACATCTCCAACTGCTGGAGTTCAGGCATAGCCATCTCTTCAATGGGTGCTTCCCACCAGGGCCTGCCTTGCCTTGCTGCTTCCACAGCCGATTGCTGGAGTGCCTCGGCTCGCTTCTTTTCCGTTTCTAACTGGTTGAGCACCTCAGTGTAGTGCCTATTCAGCTCACGGACACGAGCACTACTGTGAGCATCAACAAGAGGCAGCGCAGCCTCACCTGCTTCTGGTGCAAGATCGTTTGCGGTGAGGTACCTCTCTATGATAGACTCCACACCAGGGTGGCCGAAAGAAAAGACCTTCCCTGCGGGAGAGAAGACAAGGATGGCCGTCTGGGCACCACAGAGGGTGCAGAGTTCGCTTGCCTTTTTAAACAAACCCACACGTCGTTTGGAGAAAGTGACCTGTCTAGAGGCCTCACAGTTGATCCTCTTGATCTCAATCTTTTGGCGACCCATGCTTGGCTTCCTTGCCATCTTACTGAAACAATAAGAGAAAGACTActagggaaagagaaagagaaagagagaaaatagagaaactCTGATCTTTCTTCGGACTCAAGTGACATAGACTAGAGGCTAGGAAGAAGAATTTATAGACTTCTTTCCTTCAATATCATTTACTCATTCTAAGCTGTCcgaatatattaatttttttatttctatatttttcattttccatctcTGAAATTTTACTTAATATTTAGCTCTAGCTACTAATTAGGAATATTTAGATTCCAAAAAATCTAATATAATTACTTCGATTCCAAATCATTTGCTTAGTTGGAATTTTATTCCTCCGGTTTGACCTCTCTCCAACCCCCAAGCCCCTCCAACGATTATTTGAAGGTTGGGAGGACATTGGGGTGCGTGCAACTTCATCACCATTGGATGCATGCTGAAGGGGCTaaggcattggagaggatctagatCCCTCCATTGTGGACTTGAAAgacaaaaattaagaaaaaattaaagatcATTGCCAGTAAATCTGACATTTAGTGCATATCTAGCATTGGGAATTTCTTGGACTGTGTATTCATGTGTTGGGGTCCGTGTCTAAATGTTTACTACTGTTGGATTCCCCTTGAAGAAGATCTGAAACCCATATTTAtctcctttaattttttttttaaattgatttttattatcttttacgTTTGGTCCACCAATGGATCGATAACATAGTGGATAAGAATTGAGATTGGCCGAGACAAATAAAAACTGTAGGTAAaccaataaaattttagaaccaaaatatttattaaaaaaaaaaaattcaatacagAAGTCGCTGGCCAATAGGCCAATACCCTAAGCCGACCAAGGTGCTGATTCAAACACCATAGGCTACACTTTGTGGTACAAGGCATGCATGCCTGCTGCAAAATCACAATGGTTAAAAATACCTTTCCTCATATCTCACTCGTcaaattttaatagaaaataagtATTATATATACATCAAAAATTTATGGCATCCCCAAGAATTTTCAAAACTTTGAAATAGGATATGATCCACATTATAAACTTGTTTCGGgatgaaaatttatatttagATAGGTAGAAGATTCTCTCTAACCCGTTGGACGTCTAGCATTGCATTCAACGGTGGAGGATCAAGGCACATGATCCCATAACTTGGGATGTGTGTCCAAGTTCTTCCAGTCGTTGAATGCTGCATTGGGCGCCCAACGCGTTGGAGAGAAACTGGACTCAAGATTCGGATCCACTCAATTTCCATTATTTCTAGTCCCATGGCAATTGATGAATCTACTAAGCTAACTAATGATTATAATACGGAGTTTCTGTTTTTGTCAACCCTTAATTTTGCCGTAAAGAAGTGCATTTAAAGGGATGTCAAACTCCATATAGAAGTTGTGTTCATTGTTCCATAGTCAAACATACATTGTTCCAGAAGCACCGACAAGATTGGATCAATAAATTTATAGGAAATTCATAATCACCAGTTTTCATGTTGTTGTACTCATTAAAGTGTCGACCCAATCCACTTGTCGCACGATAATATCTCTTGGAAAATAACTCATTGCTTTTTGGAGGTCAATTTGGTAGTAGATTCATTAGCGAAACATGtgagggcatcaaaagtttctTACTATTGGAAGGTCCTACCACGTTTCTCTGCAGATATCATAAAATGGGATGCTGAAGAGAAGCCCCATTACAGATTTAGTTGAGAGTTTGCCGAATTATTTGTGGTTTTTAGTCTGCCTATTTGATGATGGCCATGTTGAAGGTGGATAGGTGGGTTATTGCCTAATTTTGGGGTTGTACTCTACAACCTGTATattatttcattcatttttaatAGATATCTTTTGTTAATCGTAAGCCCCTCAAAAATTATTGCTACATAATGAGCAGTCAAATAAATGAATTCAATCTAATGATGAATTTTAgggatataaatggatagtcaaaaattcaaattcaatttttacgTGTCTATAGGGCCGTATATGGTCAAAGGTATCAGGATCCGAATTCGAATAATTTGGAAAATAATTATCCAAATAGatagaaataattataataaaaaaaaaatatctaattaATAAtcttgagggttcttgaagttttgATAGGTtttagaaaatgaaataaatagcTAAGACAACTGATAGTCATTAATTGAGAGTAATTGTATCTGCTAGGGGGAGGAAGGTCTAGGTTACACAAGTCAAGGATGCAAACAAATAGCTGAAATCCAATTTGATTTGCATCCGTATCCATACATGTATTTGCTTAGAGAATTTCCGAACCTGATCACGTCCTTAATGAATGTCTTAAAAATAGTAGTCGGGAATAAATTCTCTTTaaatgatttaataaaaatattttcattcgTACGCTTATGATAATACGAAAGTAATCTAGGAAAAGGAAAGTGATGAAGTCCCTAAGGTGCTTAAACTAAATGAAGATTAAATGCAACTCACACATGACAATAAGCCAGATGATTTAACAAGCATTATGTCCTAATCAAATTTCCCGTCGCTCATCATCAATTTATCCTCATTGGCACCTATAATTATTTAGGAGATAtgtctttatttccttattttgggccaatctgaaaatttcatctaaCATTGGGTTGATGCTATTGTGACTTGTGTTATTGCAAAGGGCACGCATGCCTTGTATCA is drawn from Macadamia integrifolia cultivar HAES 741 chromosome 7, SCU_Mint_v3, whole genome shotgun sequence and contains these coding sequences:
- the LOC122085137 gene encoding 40S ribosomal protein S11-2 encodes the protein MAEQTEKAFLKQPKVFLCSKKSGKGKRPGKGGNRYWKSIGLGFKTPREAIEGTYIDKKCPFTGTVSIRGRILAGTCHSAKMMRTIIVRRNYLHYVKKYQRYEKRHSNIPAHVSPCFRVKEGDHVTIGQCRPLSKTVRFNVLKVMAAGSSGTGKKAFTGM
- the LOC122083328 gene encoding agamous-like MADS-box protein AGL61; this encodes MGRQKIEIKRINCEASRQVTFSKRRVGLFKKASELCTLCGAQTAILVFSPAGKVFSFGHPGVESIIERYLTANDLAPEAGEAALPLVDAHSSARVRELNRHYTEVLNQLETEKKRAEALQQSAVEAARQGRPWWEAPIEEMAMPELQQLEMSMDDLKKNMVKRAEELMATAAVTSPFLSINSMGLMDRNFAVARPTNPNPNNASSSIIPYGNGYGLNFGRGLF